A region from the Acyrthosiphon pisum isolate AL4f chromosome A1, pea_aphid_22Mar2018_4r6ur, whole genome shotgun sequence genome encodes:
- the LOC115033728 gene encoding uncharacterized protein LOC115033728 — protein sequence MPNITITVDNFQESKQKSSEIGDLPSLLVHERAVSCPNMALLKNSAAEALETGCKSTANIILPVNTIVDDIRENGQKPSENCDFHGLPVNCKRSVSFPNMAVGANSSGDAPEIGLPRLVTSAELPAVIIDSPCTGSSISTLMTLDAPVEDSRIETSLSVVSSSLLRLKKIEADMQLIVTDTVTCVGRSDEGTVTAVTPRRPRRSVWSRTKKFVRRMFCCGAMDHADV from the exons ATGccaaatataactataactgTGGACAATTTCCAGGAAAGTAAACAGAAATCGTCAGAAATCGGTGATCTTCCTAGTTTGCTGGTGCACGAAAGGGCTGTGTCGTGTCCTAATATGGCCCTGCTGAAAAATTCCGCAGCTGAAGCACTAGAGACCGGGTGCAAGTCTACGGCCAATATAATACTGCCGGTTAATACAATTGTCGACGATATCCGGGAAAATGGACAAAAACCTTCGGAAAACTGCGATTTCCATGGTCTGCCGGTGAACTGCAAGAGATCTGTGTCATTTCCCAATATGGCAGTAGGTGCAAATTCTAGTGGCGATGCACCTGAAATTGGATTGCCGCGGTTAGTTACGTCCGCGGAGTTGCCTGCAGTTATCATCGATTCACCGTGTACCGGATCGTCCATTAGCACATTGATGACACTAGACGCCCCTGTAGAAGATAGCAGGATCGAGACGTCGTTATCTGTAGTCTCGTCATCTTTGCtacggttaaaaaaaatagaagccGACATGCAGCTTATAGTAACGGATACGGTAACCTGCGTTGGCCGTAGCGATGAGGGGACGGTAACCGCAGTCACACCTAGACGTCCGCGCCGTTCAGTGTGGAGCCGGACTAAGAAATTTGTGAGGCGAATGTTCTGTTGTGGTGCGAT GGACCACGCAGACGTATAG